The genomic interval GGGTGGAGAACCCCCGTAATCCTGACCACAGCAGGCTGCATCGAGGTCACTCCTCCCTTCCGGTGTTTTTCAGAAGAGCTTCTACGAATTCATCCGGGCGGAAAAGGACCAGGTCCTCCAAACCCTCTCCCAGTCCGACGTAACGGATCGGAACGCCTAGTTCGTGGCCGGCCGAGAGAATTACCCCTCCCTTAGCCGTATGATCATACTTCGTCATCACCAGGCCCGTGATCGGGACCACCTTTCCGAAAGCTTCAACCTGCCTTAGGCCATTCTGACCCGTAACAGCATCTATCACCAGGAAGGTTTCGCGAACCCAACTCGCGCAGTTCTTTTCGATAATGTCCGATATTCTGGCCATTTCTTCCATCAAATTACTCCTATTATGAAGCCTTCCGGCCGTATCCACGATCAGGCAATCATACCCACGCGCTTCCGTTGCCTTGATGGCATCGAAAACGACAGCTCCGGGGTTTCCGCCAGAAGGATGAGTCACCACTCTTACTCCGGCCCTTTCCCCCCAGCCTCGGAGCTGTTCTGCAGCTCCAGCGCGGAAAGTATCAGCTGCGGCGAGGAGCGTTTTCCTGCCTTCCCGTCCGAGGCCCCAGGCGAGCTTCGCCGCGGTGGTCGTCTTGCCGCTCCCATTGACGCCGATGAGCATAACCACCGTCGGTGCCGATAAAAAACGGATTGGTTCACCCGTCCCTTTTACTTCCGAAATCATCTCGCAGAG from Thermovirga sp. carries:
- the ftsY gene encoding signal recognition particle-docking protein FtsY, with the protein product MVLFSGLREHLDRVSKRWGIPAILSDPSRDGILWESLEELLLAGDVGVSMTERIIDTLRAKAAARGTNVDEASLLSTVLCEMISEVKGTGEPIRFLSAPTVVMLIGVNGSGKTTTAAKLAWGLGREGRKTLLAAADTFRAGAAEQLRGWGERAGVRVVTHPSGGNPGAVVFDAIKATEARGYDCLIVDTAGRLHNRSNLMEEMARISDIIEKNCASWVRETFLVIDAVTGQNGLRQVEAFGKVVPITGLVMTKYDHTAKGGVILSAGHELGVPIRYVGLGEGLEDLVLFRPDEFVEALLKNTGREE